A region from the Azospirillum thermophilum genome encodes:
- a CDS encoding ankyrin repeat domain-containing protein: MKRLLLAPAVVCGLALGLSAPAHAQISLFSEPSMMKAVTQNDTATLKGLLLKGENPNQTDINGRTPLQIAIGAGNSEMVRLLLDGGAQVNRADKAGNTPLLAAAEAGDATVVDLLLKKGAKVDQDNREGLTPLMAAARGGRADIVDRLLKAGAKVDRADFTGRTALTWAQEGRNARVTTLLRGAGAK, from the coding sequence ATGAAGCGGCTGCTTCTCGCCCCTGCTGTTGTCTGTGGGCTCGCCCTGGGGCTGAGCGCCCCGGCCCATGCCCAGATCAGCCTGTTCTCGGAGCCTTCGATGATGAAGGCGGTGACGCAGAACGACACCGCGACGCTGAAGGGCCTCCTTCTCAAGGGGGAGAATCCGAACCAGACCGACATCAACGGCCGCACGCCGCTGCAGATCGCCATCGGCGCCGGCAACAGCGAGATGGTGCGCCTGCTGCTGGACGGCGGCGCCCAGGTCAACCGCGCCGACAAGGCCGGCAACACGCCGCTGCTCGCCGCGGCCGAGGCGGGCGACGCGACCGTCGTCGACCTTCTGCTGAAGAAGGGCGCCAAGGTGGACCAGGACAACCGCGAAGGCCTGACCCCGCTGATGGCGGCGGCGCGCGGCGGCCGGGCCGACATCGTGGACCGGCTGCTGAAGGCCGGCGCCAAGGTCGACCGCGCCGACTTCACCGGCCGTACCGCGCTGACCTGGGCGCAGGAGGGGCGCAACGCCCGCGTCACCACGCTGCTGCGCGGCGCCGGCGCCAAGTAG
- a CDS encoding CobD/CbiB family cobalamin biosynthesis protein yields the protein MLNSAFGGPGPLLLLLLALAIDAAVGDRLDRILPDPAALARRFCLWADARLNRAERGPTTVLIRGALVVLALLAGVAVLGLIVEWIGGQGRGWILELAVVLCGVRGRAAWTRVRAVRRALESGGLAPGQQAVQPLTRRHAYSLDEHGIARAAIEAAARAFDRKLVAPIFGYLLLGVPGLLVWTAMDGADAALGSPGIRHERFGLTAARMDDALNALPARFAALLLAAAAPFIGTASAGGAVRTLGRDARKHPSLNMGWPIAAMAGALGLSLAGPHRDGGVVITEPWIGDGRARATAADIGRALALYAVAALILVGLVALLVWGVAGL from the coding sequence ATGCTGAACAGCGCCTTCGGCGGCCCGGGACCGCTTCTCCTCCTGCTGCTCGCGCTGGCGATCGACGCCGCGGTCGGCGACCGGCTCGACCGCATCCTGCCCGACCCCGCCGCGCTGGCCCGGCGCTTCTGCCTGTGGGCCGACGCGCGGCTGAACCGGGCGGAGCGGGGGCCGACCACCGTGCTGATCCGCGGCGCGCTGGTCGTGCTGGCCCTGCTGGCCGGCGTCGCCGTCCTCGGGCTGATCGTCGAGTGGATCGGCGGCCAGGGGCGCGGCTGGATCCTGGAACTGGCGGTGGTGCTGTGCGGGGTACGCGGCCGGGCGGCCTGGACCCGGGTGCGGGCGGTGCGCCGGGCGCTGGAGAGCGGCGGGTTGGCTCCCGGACAGCAGGCGGTGCAGCCGCTGACCCGCCGCCATGCCTACAGCCTCGACGAACATGGGATCGCCCGCGCGGCCATCGAGGCGGCGGCCCGCGCCTTCGACCGCAAGCTGGTGGCGCCGATATTCGGCTATCTGCTGCTCGGCGTGCCGGGCCTGCTGGTGTGGACCGCCATGGACGGCGCCGACGCGGCGCTGGGCAGCCCCGGCATCCGCCACGAGCGGTTCGGGCTGACCGCGGCCCGGATGGACGATGCGCTGAACGCCCTGCCGGCACGGTTCGCCGCGCTGCTGCTCGCCGCGGCGGCCCCCTTCATCGGCACCGCCTCGGCAGGAGGGGCGGTGCGGACGCTGGGCCGGGATGCCCGCAAGCACCCCTCTCTGAACATGGGATGGCCGATCGCCGCGATGGCGGGCGCGCTCGGCCTGTCGCTGGCCGGTCCGCATCGCGACGGCGGCGTGGTGATCACCGAACCCTGGATCGGCGACGGCCGGGCGAGGGCCACCGCGGCCGACATCGGCCGGGCGCTGGCCCTTTATGCCGTGGCGGCGCTGATCCTGGTCGGTCTGGTCGCTCTGCTGGTGTGGGGGGTGGCGGGGCTCTGA
- a CDS encoding DEAD/DEAH box helicase has protein sequence MSFSELGLHPSVLSALEALGYSEPTPVQAAAIPPALAGRDVLATAETGTGKTAAFVLPALTRIAELPRLGIAAPRMLVLAPTRELAKQVTDAARNYAKGLRMNIVDVVGGMPYREQLRLLSRPVDVLVATPGRLLDHVSRRRIDLEGVEVLVLDEADRMLDMGFLDDVETIAKCCPPTRQTLLFTATLDRRMAQLAGNLLRDPERVAVESQATSVNVEQRLHQVDDLDHKRRLLHHFAEQDEVGKAIIFAATKRDADTLAEELAQAGHAAAALHGDMDQTKRNRTLQRLRNGQVRLLVATDVAARGIDVRDITHVINFDLPRSAEDYVHRIGRTGRAGASGVAISFAGRADRDTLFRIERFTKSTLPIHVIPGLEPQRPFSNSSRPPMGNRAGRPSGSKPWHRKGDGNGQPRSFRPEGGRPEHAGHGHAGHNGHGRSEHGRPDHGHARRDQGRGTGKPAGAARAKSW, from the coding sequence TTGTCTTTCTCCGAACTCGGTCTGCATCCCTCCGTCCTCTCGGCCCTGGAAGCGCTCGGCTATAGCGAGCCGACTCCCGTCCAGGCGGCCGCCATTCCGCCGGCGCTGGCCGGCCGCGACGTGCTTGCCACCGCCGAGACCGGCACCGGCAAGACCGCCGCCTTCGTCCTGCCCGCCCTGACCCGCATCGCCGAGCTGCCGCGGCTGGGCATCGCCGCCCCGCGCATGCTGGTGCTGGCGCCGACGCGCGAGCTGGCCAAGCAGGTCACCGACGCGGCCCGCAATTATGCCAAGGGCCTGCGCATGAACATCGTCGACGTGGTCGGCGGCATGCCCTACCGCGAGCAGCTCCGCCTGCTGTCGCGGCCGGTGGACGTGCTGGTCGCCACGCCGGGCCGTCTGCTCGACCACGTGTCGCGCCGCCGCATCGACCTGGAAGGGGTCGAGGTGCTGGTGCTCGACGAGGCCGACCGGATGCTCGACATGGGCTTCCTCGACGACGTCGAGACGATCGCCAAGTGCTGCCCGCCGACCCGCCAGACCCTGCTGTTCACCGCGACGCTCGACCGCCGCATGGCGCAGCTCGCCGGCAACCTGCTGCGTGACCCGGAGCGCGTCGCCGTCGAGAGCCAGGCCACCTCGGTGAACGTCGAGCAGCGGCTGCACCAGGTCGACGACCTCGATCACAAGCGGCGCCTGCTGCACCATTTCGCCGAACAGGACGAGGTGGGCAAGGCGATCATCTTCGCCGCCACCAAGCGCGACGCCGACACGCTGGCGGAGGAGCTGGCCCAGGCCGGCCATGCCGCCGCGGCGCTCCACGGCGACATGGACCAGACCAAGCGCAACCGCACCCTGCAGCGGCTGCGCAACGGCCAGGTCCGCCTGCTGGTGGCGACCGACGTGGCCGCCCGCGGCATCGACGTGCGCGACATCACCCACGTCATCAACTTCGACCTGCCGCGCTCGGCCGAGGACTATGTCCACCGCATCGGCCGCACCGGCCGCGCCGGGGCGTCGGGCGTCGCCATCTCCTTCGCCGGCCGGGCCGACCGCGACACGCTGTTCCGCATCGAGCGCTTCACCAAGTCCACCCTGCCGATCCATGTGATCCCGGGGCTGGAGCCGCAGCGCCCGTTCAGCAACAGCAGCCGGCCTCCGATGGGCAACCGCGCCGGCCGGCCGTCGGGCAGCAAGCCCTGGCACCGCAAGGGCGACGGCAACGGCCAGCCGCGCAGCTTCCGTCCGGAAGGCGGGCGTCCGGAGCATGCCGGCCACGGCCACGCCGGCCACAACGGCCATGGCCGCTCGGAGCATGGCCGCCCCGACCATGGTCATGCCCGCCGCGACCAGGGCCGCGGCACCGGCAAGCCGGCCGGCGCCGCCCGCGCCAAGAGCTGGTAA
- a CDS encoding GNAT family N-acetyltransferase, translated as MSPRIRRLGAADAEAWRALRLEGLLVHPEAFGADHAEEAARPLSFFRDRLTGNPVWGAETGDGLAGTVGLLLRSGAKQRHKATLWGMYVRPGHRGTGVAEALVTALLDHAAGLVEVVQLAVAAGNRPACRFYERLGFRLYGVERHALLVGGTYHDEELRARFLRPAGD; from the coding sequence ATGAGCCCGCGCATCCGCCGCCTCGGTGCCGCGGACGCGGAGGCCTGGCGCGCGCTGCGGCTGGAAGGGCTGCTCGTCCATCCGGAAGCCTTCGGCGCCGACCATGCCGAGGAGGCGGCCCGGCCCCTGTCCTTCTTCCGCGACCGCCTGACCGGCAACCCCGTGTGGGGCGCCGAGACCGGCGACGGGCTCGCCGGCACCGTCGGGCTGCTGCTGCGCAGCGGGGCGAAGCAGCGGCACAAGGCGACGCTGTGGGGGATGTATGTCCGCCCCGGCCACCGCGGCACCGGCGTCGCCGAGGCGCTGGTGACCGCCCTGCTCGACCATGCCGCCGGGCTGGTGGAGGTCGTGCAGCTCGCGGTCGCCGCCGGCAACCGGCCGGCCTGCCGCTTCTACGAGCGGCTGGGCTTCCGCCTCTACGGCGTGGAGCGCCACGCCCTGCTGGTCGGCGGCACCTACCATGACGAGGAGCTGCGGGCGCGCTTCCTCCGCCCCGCCGGGGACTGA
- the mscL gene encoding large conductance mechanosensitive channel protein MscL: MLEEFKKFISRGNVVELAVGIIIGAAFTGIVNSLVKDILMPPIGWIVGGIDFSNYFVSLSGGRYETLQAAEAAGAATINYGRFINTLINFLIVSGALFLVVRQVNRLHFLHAEKKKETPRQEILLAEIRDALKDMAKGDPAGTDPARPDPASPDRAGRPGGGA; encoded by the coding sequence ATGCTCGAGGAATTCAAGAAGTTCATCAGCCGCGGCAACGTGGTGGAGCTGGCGGTCGGCATCATCATCGGCGCCGCCTTCACCGGCATCGTCAACTCGCTGGTGAAGGACATCCTGATGCCGCCGATCGGCTGGATCGTGGGTGGCATCGATTTCTCCAACTATTTCGTCAGCCTGTCCGGCGGTCGGTACGAGACGCTGCAGGCGGCGGAGGCCGCGGGGGCGGCGACCATCAACTACGGCCGCTTCATCAACACGCTGATCAACTTCCTGATCGTCTCGGGCGCGCTGTTCCTGGTGGTCCGGCAGGTCAACCGCCTGCATTTCCTCCATGCCGAGAAGAAGAAGGAGACGCCGCGGCAGGAGATCCTGCTGGCGGAGATCCGCGACGCGCTGAAGGATATGGCGAAGGGCGATCCGGCCGGCACCGATCCGGCCAGACCCGATCCGGCAAGCCCCGACAGGGCCGGACGGCCGGGCGGCGGGGCATGA
- a CDS encoding MarR family winged helix-turn-helix transcriptional regulator: MSNAVPYDATLQVRDACLCLHVQRAARALARRFDEAFRPFDLTNGQFSLMMALNRPEPPTIGAVAPLLAMDRTTLTAALKPLQRRGLVEALANPRDRRERRMALTPAGHALLLQALPVWRQTHAEIEAGLTAGGPDTLRDLLLALSKPAMQPA; encoded by the coding sequence ATGTCAAACGCCGTGCCGTACGATGCCACCCTGCAGGTCCGCGACGCCTGCCTGTGCCTGCATGTCCAGCGGGCCGCCCGCGCCCTTGCCCGCCGCTTCGACGAGGCCTTCCGCCCCTTCGACCTGACCAACGGGCAGTTCTCGCTGATGATGGCGCTGAACCGGCCGGAGCCGCCGACCATCGGGGCGGTGGCGCCGCTGCTGGCGATGGACCGCACAACCCTCACCGCCGCCCTGAAGCCGCTGCAACGCCGGGGCCTCGTCGAGGCGCTCGCCAACCCGCGCGACCGCCGGGAACGGCGGATGGCCCTGACCCCGGCCGGCCATGCGCTGCTGCTGCAGGCCCTGCCGGTCTGGCGGCAGACCCATGCGGAGATCGAGGCGGGGCTGACGGCCGGCGGTCCGGACACCCTGCGGGACCTGCTCCTCGCCCTGTCGAAGCCTGCCATGCAGCCGGCCTGA
- a CDS encoding VOC family protein, protein MQVQSYLFFEGRCDEALAFYGRVLGAETVELMRYKDAPEPCPEGAVAPGSDDKVMHAAFRVGDSLLMASDGSCSGQPSFSGIAQTLTVGDEAKAAEVFAGLEDGGTVVMPLGRTFFSPCFGMVTDRFGVMWMVIVQP, encoded by the coding sequence ATGCAGGTCCAGTCCTATCTGTTCTTCGAAGGCCGCTGCGACGAGGCGCTGGCGTTCTACGGCCGGGTCCTGGGGGCCGAGACGGTCGAGCTGATGCGCTACAAGGATGCGCCGGAGCCCTGCCCGGAGGGCGCGGTCGCGCCGGGTTCGGACGACAAGGTGATGCACGCCGCCTTCCGCGTCGGCGACAGCCTGCTGATGGCGTCGGACGGATCCTGCTCCGGCCAGCCGAGCTTCAGCGGGATCGCCCAGACCCTGACCGTCGGGGACGAGGCGAAGGCCGCCGAGGTCTTCGCCGGTCTGGAGGATGGCGGCACGGTCGTCATGCCGCTCGGCCGGACCTTCTTCTCCCCATGCTTCGGCATGGTCACCGACCGGTTCGGCGTGATGTGGATGGTGATCGTCCAACCCTGA
- the secA gene encoding preprotein translocase subunit SecA, which produces MFGALARKIFGTANSRNVKALHKTVQRINALEAEVSPLSDEALRGRTDWLRDRLAKGESLDDILPDAFATVREAARRVLGQRHFDVQLMGGMVLHQGRIAEMRTGEGKTLVATLAVYLNALEGKGVHVVTVNDYLAKRDSDWMGRIYRFLGLTTGCIIHGLDDDERRAAYAADITYGTNNEFGFDYLRDNMKFRLEDMVQRSFNYAIVDEVDSILVDEARTPLIISGPSTDSSEMYVQVDRLIPMLKPEDYEKDEKHRTVSFSEAGQEHMEQLLAEAGLLKTGGLYDLQNVALVHHAQQALRAHMLFQRDKDYIVKDDKVIIIDEFTGRMMEGRRYSEGLHQALEAKEKVTIQRENQTLASITFQNYFRLYPKLAGMTGTAMTEAAEFAEIYGLEVVEMPTNLPVQRKDMDDEVYRTASEKYNAIIDLIGEARERGQPVLVGTTSIEKSELLSDLLKKRKIPHNVLNARHHEQEAYIVAQAGRPGAVTVATNMAGRGTDIQLGGNVQMRVAVELADLPEGPEREARIRQIEAEVAEARETVKAAGGLYVVGTERHESRRIDNQLRGRSGRQGDPGASKFFLSLEDDLMRIFGSERMDGMLQRLGLKEGEAIIHPWINKALEKAQQKVEAHHFEIRKNLLKFDNVMNDQRKVVYEQRREVMETDDIAEEIREMRHQIIANMVATAIPANSYSEQWDIDGLHEACNRILGLDLPVHEWAKEEGIAEPEIEERVRDAADRKYAEKVANYGAETIRHVEKSLLLQILDQEWKDHLLQLDHLRQGINLRAYAQKDPLNEYKREAFELFDSMLMALREQVTQVLMHVEIRMSPSPEELFARQMQEMHEGRNDPALALAGEEALPEGMVRRSAALPAGGGEDQPLPPEVMANTPRNAACPCGSGKKFKHCHGRLA; this is translated from the coding sequence ATGTTCGGTGCTCTCGCCCGCAAGATCTTCGGCACCGCCAATTCCCGCAACGTCAAGGCGCTCCACAAGACCGTCCAGCGGATCAACGCGCTGGAGGCGGAGGTCTCGCCGTTGTCCGACGAGGCGCTGCGCGGCCGGACCGACTGGCTGCGGGACCGGCTTGCCAAGGGCGAGTCGCTGGACGACATCCTGCCCGATGCCTTCGCCACCGTGCGCGAGGCGGCCAGGCGGGTGCTCGGCCAGCGCCATTTCGACGTGCAGCTGATGGGCGGCATGGTGCTGCACCAGGGACGCATCGCGGAGATGCGCACCGGCGAAGGCAAGACGCTGGTCGCCACGCTGGCCGTGTACCTCAACGCGCTTGAGGGCAAGGGCGTCCACGTCGTCACCGTCAACGACTACCTCGCCAAGCGCGACAGCGACTGGATGGGCCGGATCTACCGCTTCCTCGGCCTGACCACCGGCTGCATCATCCACGGGCTGGACGACGACGAGCGGCGCGCCGCCTACGCCGCCGACATCACCTACGGCACGAACAACGAGTTCGGCTTCGACTATCTGCGCGACAACATGAAGTTCCGGCTGGAGGACATGGTCCAGCGCAGCTTCAACTACGCGATCGTCGACGAGGTCGACTCGATCCTGGTCGACGAGGCGCGCACCCCGCTGATCATCTCCGGCCCGTCCACCGACTCGTCCGAGATGTATGTCCAGGTCGACCGGCTGATCCCGATGCTGAAGCCGGAGGATTACGAGAAGGACGAGAAGCACCGCACCGTCAGCTTCTCCGAGGCCGGGCAGGAGCATATGGAGCAGCTCCTGGCCGAGGCCGGGCTGCTGAAGACGGGCGGGCTCTACGACCTGCAGAACGTGGCGCTGGTCCACCATGCCCAGCAGGCGCTGCGCGCCCACATGCTGTTCCAGCGCGACAAGGACTACATCGTCAAGGACGACAAGGTCATCATCATCGACGAGTTCACCGGCCGCATGATGGAGGGCCGGCGCTATTCCGAAGGCCTGCACCAGGCGCTGGAGGCCAAGGAGAAGGTGACGATCCAGCGCGAGAACCAGACGCTGGCCTCCATCACCTTCCAGAACTACTTCCGCCTCTATCCCAAGCTGGCCGGCATGACCGGCACCGCGATGACCGAGGCGGCGGAGTTCGCCGAGATCTACGGGCTGGAGGTGGTCGAGATGCCGACCAACCTGCCGGTCCAGCGCAAGGACATGGACGACGAGGTCTACCGGACCGCGTCCGAGAAGTACAACGCCATCATCGACCTGATCGGCGAGGCGCGGGAACGCGGCCAGCCGGTGCTGGTCGGCACCACCTCGATCGAGAAGTCCGAGCTGCTGTCGGACCTGCTGAAGAAGCGCAAGATCCCGCACAACGTGCTGAACGCCCGCCACCACGAGCAGGAGGCCTACATCGTCGCCCAGGCCGGCCGGCCGGGCGCGGTGACGGTCGCCACCAACATGGCCGGCCGCGGCACCGACATCCAGCTCGGCGGCAACGTCCAGATGCGGGTGGCGGTTGAGCTGGCCGACCTGCCGGAAGGCCCGGAGCGCGAGGCCCGCATCAGGCAGATCGAGGCCGAGGTCGCCGAGGCGCGCGAGACGGTCAAGGCGGCCGGCGGCCTCTACGTCGTCGGCACCGAGCGGCATGAGAGCCGCCGCATCGACAACCAGCTCCGCGGCCGGTCGGGCCGCCAGGGCGATCCGGGTGCCTCCAAGTTCTTCCTGTCGCTGGAAGACGACCTGATGCGCATCTTCGGGTCGGAGCGCATGGACGGCATGCTGCAGCGCCTTGGCCTGAAGGAAGGCGAGGCGATCATCCACCCCTGGATCAACAAGGCGCTGGAGAAGGCTCAGCAGAAGGTCGAGGCGCATCACTTCGAGATCCGCAAGAACCTGCTGAAGTTCGACAACGTGATGAACGACCAGCGCAAGGTCGTTTACGAGCAGCGCCGCGAGGTGATGGAGACCGACGACATCGCGGAGGAAATCCGCGAGATGCGGCACCAGATCATCGCCAACATGGTCGCCACCGCCATCCCGGCCAACAGCTACTCCGAGCAGTGGGACATCGACGGCCTGCACGAGGCCTGCAACCGCATCCTCGGCCTCGACCTGCCGGTCCATGAATGGGCCAAGGAGGAGGGCATCGCCGAGCCGGAGATCGAGGAGCGGGTGCGCGATGCCGCCGACCGCAAATACGCGGAGAAGGTGGCGAACTACGGCGCCGAGACGATCCGCCATGTCGAGAAGAGCCTGCTCCTCCAGATCCTCGACCAGGAATGGAAGGACCATCTCCTCCAGCTCGACCATCTCCGCCAGGGCATCAACCTGCGCGCCTATGCGCAGAAGGACCCGCTGAACGAGTACAAGCGCGAGGCGTTCGAGCTGTTCGACAGCATGCTGATGGCGCTGCGCGAGCAGGTCACCCAGGTGCTGATGCATGTCGAGATCCGCATGTCGCCCTCGCCGGAGGAGCTGTTCGCCCGCCAGATGCAGGAGATGCACGAGGGCCGCAACGACCCGGCGCTGGCCCTGGCCGGCGAGGAGGCGCTGCCCGAGGGCATGGTCCGCCGCAGCGCCGCCCTGCCCGCGGGCGGCGGCGAGGACCAGCCCCTGCCGCCCGAGGTGATGGCCAACACCCCGCGCAACGCGGCCTGCCCCTGCGGCTCGGGCAAGAAGTTCAAGCACTGCCACGGCCGCCTCGCCTGA
- the trpB gene encoding tryptophan synthase subunit beta: MTRPNTYRSGPDDRGHFGIYGGRFVAETLMPLILEVERAYNEARNDPAFEAEMRGHLKQYVGRPNPLYYAERLTEKLGGARIYFKREELNHTGAHKINNCIGQILLARRMGKKRIIAETGAGQHGVATATVCALFDMPCVVYMGETDIARQQPNVFRMKLLGAEVRSVTSGAKTLKDAMNEALRDWVTNVADTYYLIGTAAGPHPYPTIVRDFQSVIGEEVWTQMMELEGRLPDSLVACVGGGSNAIGLFHPFLDEPTVRMVGVEAAGRGIDKGPLDHAASITGGRPGVLHGNRTYLLQDEDGQIIEGHSISAGLDYPGVGPEHAWLNDIGRIEYVSATDDETLEAFQLCARTEGIIPALESAHALAEVVKRAPTLPKDHLMVLCLSGRGDKDIFSVAKHLGVEL; this comes from the coding sequence ATGACCAGACCCAACACCTATCGTTCCGGTCCCGACGACCGCGGCCATTTCGGCATCTATGGCGGACGCTTCGTCGCCGAGACCCTGATGCCCCTGATCCTGGAGGTCGAGCGGGCCTACAACGAGGCGCGCAACGACCCGGCCTTCGAGGCCGAGATGCGCGGGCACCTGAAGCAGTATGTCGGGCGCCCCAACCCGCTCTACTACGCGGAGCGGCTGACCGAGAAGCTCGGCGGCGCCAGGATCTACTTCAAGCGCGAGGAGCTGAACCACACCGGCGCGCACAAGATCAACAACTGCATCGGGCAGATCCTGCTGGCCCGCCGCATGGGCAAGAAGCGCATCATCGCGGAGACCGGCGCCGGCCAGCACGGTGTCGCGACCGCCACGGTCTGCGCGCTGTTCGACATGCCCTGCGTCGTCTACATGGGCGAGACCGACATCGCCCGCCAGCAGCCCAACGTCTTCCGCATGAAGCTGCTGGGGGCCGAGGTGCGCTCCGTCACCTCCGGCGCCAAGACGCTGAAGGACGCGATGAACGAGGCGCTGCGCGACTGGGTGACCAACGTCGCCGACACCTATTACCTGATCGGCACCGCGGCCGGCCCGCACCCCTATCCCACCATCGTCCGCGACTTCCAGTCGGTGATCGGCGAGGAGGTGTGGACCCAGATGATGGAGCTGGAGGGGCGGCTGCCCGATTCGCTGGTCGCCTGCGTCGGCGGCGGCTCCAACGCCATCGGCCTGTTCCATCCCTTCCTCGACGAGCCGACCGTCCGCATGGTCGGCGTCGAGGCGGCCGGGCGCGGCATCGACAAGGGGCCGCTCGACCATGCCGCCTCGATCACCGGCGGGCGTCCGGGCGTCCTGCACGGAAACCGCACCTACCTGCTGCAGGACGAGGACGGGCAGATCATCGAGGGCCACTCGATCTCCGCCGGCCTCGACTATCCGGGCGTCGGGCCCGAGCATGCCTGGCTGAACGACATCGGCCGCATCGAGTATGTGTCGGCCACCGACGACGAGACGCTGGAGGCCTTCCAGCTCTGCGCCCGGACCGAAGGCATCATCCCCGCCCTTGAATCCGCCCACGCGCTCGCCGAAGTGGTGAAGCGCGCCCCGACCCTGCCGAAGGACCACCTGATGGTGCTGTGCCTGTCGGGCCGCGGCGACAAGGACATCTTCTCCGTCGCCAAGCATCTGGGAGTCGAGCTGTGA
- the trpA gene encoding tryptophan synthase subunit alpha yields MSAQSTNGRAITEGRIARRFQALRAEGRAGLVTFITAGDPDAGTCQALLNGLPGAGADLIELGLPFTDPMADGPAIQASSLRALHAGASTKRTLELVRNFRRGDADTPIILMGYYNPIYSYGVDRFLADAVEAGVDGLIIVDLPPEEDEELCLPALKAGVNFIRLATPTTDDKRLPAVMANTSGFVYYVSIAGITGTASAASSDIGAAVARLKRHTDLPVAVGFGIKTAEQAASVARLADAAVVGSAIVTRIADSLDAAGKPKAGLVEDVLGFVAGLAQGVRAARG; encoded by the coding sequence GTGAGCGCCCAATCCACCAACGGCCGGGCCATCACCGAAGGCCGCATCGCCCGCCGGTTCCAGGCGCTGAGGGCCGAGGGACGCGCCGGGCTCGTCACCTTCATCACCGCCGGCGACCCCGATGCCGGGACCTGTCAGGCGCTGCTGAACGGGCTGCCGGGGGCGGGCGCCGACCTGATCGAGCTGGGCCTTCCCTTCACCGACCCGATGGCCGACGGCCCGGCGATCCAGGCGAGCTCGCTGCGCGCCCTGCATGCCGGGGCGAGCACGAAGCGGACGCTGGAGCTGGTGCGGAACTTCCGCCGGGGCGACGCCGACACCCCGATCATCCTGATGGGCTATTACAACCCCATCTACTCCTACGGCGTGGACAGGTTCCTGGCCGATGCGGTGGAGGCCGGGGTCGACGGGCTGATCATCGTCGACCTGCCGCCGGAGGAGGACGAGGAGCTGTGCCTGCCGGCGCTGAAGGCGGGCGTCAACTTCATCCGCCTCGCCACCCCGACGACCGACGACAAGCGGCTGCCGGCGGTGATGGCGAACACCTCGGGCTTCGTCTACTACGTGTCGATCGCCGGCATCACCGGCACCGCCAGCGCCGCCAGCAGCGACATCGGCGCCGCGGTGGCGCGGCTGAAGCGCCACACCGACCTGCCGGTCGCCGTCGGTTTCGGCATCAAGACGGCGGAGCAGGCGGCCTCCGTCGCCCGCCTCGCCGACGCGGCGGTGGTGGGCTCCGCCATCGTCACACGCATCGCCGACAGCCTGGACGCCGCCGGCAAGCCCAAGGCCGGCCTGGTGGAGGACGTGCTGGGCTTCGTCGCCGGGCTGGCCCAGGGGGTTCGCGCCGCCCGGGGCTGA
- the accD gene encoding acetyl-CoA carboxylase, carboxyltransferase subunit beta — MNWLTNYVRPKIRALYTRKEVPDNLWHKCPSCEAMLFHRELEENLHVCQHCGFHMRLDPVKRLASMFDEGQYETVELPKSIVDPLKFRDQKRYTDRLKEAQTKTGRGDAIVVGSGPIGGQPSVVAAFDFGFMGGSMGIAVGEGLLTAARKAVAAKAPLIVVPASGGARMQEGILSLMQMPRTTIAVEMVKEAGLPYIVVLTDPTTGGVTASFAMLGDIHIAEKGAQIGFAGARVIESTIRETLPEGFQRSEYLLEHGMVDMVVHRRDLRDTLARVIGLLMRKSLAEDGFVEVITPEADLPAIAQAGVQPGSPAGVQAGAAQPEPARAASEQPA, encoded by the coding sequence ATGAACTGGCTTACCAACTACGTCCGCCCGAAGATCCGCGCCCTCTACACCCGCAAGGAGGTGCCGGACAACCTCTGGCACAAATGCCCGAGCTGCGAGGCGATGCTGTTCCACCGCGAGCTGGAAGAGAACCTGCACGTCTGCCAGCATTGCGGCTTCCATATGCGGCTCGACCCGGTCAAGCGGCTGGCCTCGATGTTCGACGAGGGGCAGTACGAGACGGTGGAACTGCCGAAGTCGATCGTCGACCCGCTGAAGTTCCGCGACCAGAAGCGCTACACCGACCGCCTGAAGGAGGCGCAGACCAAGACCGGCCGGGGCGACGCCATCGTCGTCGGCTCCGGCCCGATCGGTGGCCAGCCGTCGGTGGTCGCCGCCTTCGACTTCGGCTTCATGGGCGGCTCGATGGGCATCGCGGTGGGCGAGGGGCTGCTGACCGCCGCCCGCAAGGCCGTCGCGGCGAAGGCGCCGCTGATCGTCGTTCCGGCCTCGGGCGGTGCGCGCATGCAGGAAGGCATCCTGTCGCTGATGCAGATGCCGCGCACCACCATCGCGGTCGAGATGGTGAAGGAGGCCGGGCTTCCCTACATCGTCGTGCTGACCGACCCGACCACCGGCGGCGTCACCGCCAGCTTCGCCATGCTGGGCGACATCCACATCGCCGAGAAGGGCGCGCAGATCGGCTTCGCCGGTGCCCGCGTGATCGAGAGCACGATCCGCGAGACCCTGCCGGAAGGCTTCCAGCGTTCCGAGTATCTGCTGGAGCACGGCATGGTCGACATGGTCGTCCACCGCCGCGACCTGCGCGACACGCTGGCCCGCGTCATCGGCCTGCTGATGCGCAAGTCCCTGGCCGAGGACGGCTTCGTCGAGGTGATCACGCCGGAGGCCGACCTGCCGGCCATCGCCCAGGCGGGCGTCCAGCCGGGTAGCCCGGCCGGCGTGCAGGCCGGGGCCGCCCAGCCGGAGCCGGCGCGCGCCGCTTCCGAACAGCCGGCCTGA